One stretch of Prochlorococcus marinus XMU1402 DNA includes these proteins:
- a CDS encoding Gfo/Idh/MocA family protein, with protein MNSSPIPKVLIIGLGNIGMLYDLNFQGEEKILTHCKSFYLNEKFKLVGGVDIKKEIRDLFEKHYKCLAFNEIKQAMINLSPDIVIVSTSSESHLDNIKKIFKYGKPKIIICEKPLSYELNEAIEIVEICKKNSSKLFVNYFRRVQPAFLEIYNQLKLKNIHLPFQGICIYSKGIFNTSSHFIDLFQFYFGDVKKVRIININKKKKDPQPDFELIFEEGNIVFYSNKNNDIFLNNIDLIFSNGKLTFENGGSQIIWRKSKNDQRFVGYKVLEDEPKLYINDFDRIQFHFTEQINNALKNEKVTLCTGKDALLTQKILNQIKSNL; from the coding sequence ATGAATTCATCTCCAATACCTAAAGTTTTAATTATCGGTCTTGGAAATATAGGTATGTTATATGACTTGAATTTTCAAGGTGAAGAAAAAATACTTACTCACTGCAAATCATTTTATCTTAATGAGAAATTCAAATTAGTAGGTGGGGTAGATATAAAGAAAGAGATTAGAGATTTATTTGAAAAACATTACAAATGTCTAGCTTTTAATGAAATTAAACAAGCTATGATTAACCTCTCCCCTGATATAGTAATTGTTTCAACTTCTTCTGAATCTCATCTTGACAATATAAAGAAGATTTTTAAATACGGTAAACCTAAAATAATAATTTGCGAAAAGCCTTTGTCTTATGAATTAAATGAGGCGATTGAAATAGTAGAAATATGTAAAAAGAATTCGAGCAAATTATTTGTTAATTACTTTAGAAGAGTACAACCAGCATTTTTAGAAATTTATAACCAATTAAAATTGAAAAATATACATTTACCTTTTCAAGGTATTTGCATTTATTCAAAGGGTATTTTTAATACTTCATCTCATTTTATTGATTTATTTCAATTTTATTTTGGTGATGTAAAAAAAGTGAGGATCATTAATATTAATAAAAAGAAAAAGGACCCTCAACCTGATTTTGAATTAATTTTCGAAGAGGGAAATATAGTTTTCTATTCAAATAAGAACAATGATATTTTTTTAAATAATATAGATTTAATATTTTCTAATGGTAAACTAACTTTCGAAAATGGCGGATCCCAAATAATATGGAGAAAATCCAAAAATGATCAAAGATTTGTTGGATATAAAGTATTAGAAGATGAACCAAAGCTTTATATAAATGATTTTGATAGAATACAATTCCATTTTACTGAGCAAATTAACAATGCTTTAAAAAATGAAAAAGTTACTTTATGTACTGGTAAAGATGCATTACTTACACAAAAGATTTTAAACCAAATCAAGTCAAATTTATGA
- a CDS encoding DegT/DnrJ/EryC1/StrS family aminotransferase — MITNEDKTLALFGGKKTILEPFKKYNSIGKEESDAVKKVMDSGLLSKYLGKWGEDFFGGPKVKEFEKDCEAFFNVKHAITVNSWTSGLVTAVGALEIEPGDEIIVPTWTMCATATAILHWNAIPVFADIEEDTFCISPESIERNISPYTRAIISVDIGGHPANTKEINRIADKYNLRVISDAAQAPGALNRGKFAGTLTDIGGYSLNYHKHIHTGEGGILVTNDDFLAERMYLIRNHAEASVEAIDLKNISNMIGHNFRLGEIECAIGIEQLKKLNFLVQTRRLAANKLSESLSKLKGLKTPFVKEDCTHSYYMFFMQLDITIIGISRDKIYEALIAEGVQGLSRQYVNLHLLPLYQKKIAYGSKGFPWNSEICKREINYKKGICPIAEKLQDETYLGFEMCLFELSDKDINNIVKAFNKVWSNLESLK, encoded by the coding sequence ATGATTACTAACGAAGATAAAACACTTGCTCTATTTGGGGGCAAAAAAACAATATTAGAACCTTTTAAGAAGTATAACTCAATAGGCAAAGAAGAATCAGACGCAGTTAAGAAAGTTATGGATAGCGGTTTGTTATCAAAATATTTAGGTAAATGGGGAGAAGATTTTTTTGGGGGTCCTAAAGTAAAAGAATTTGAAAAAGATTGTGAGGCTTTTTTTAATGTTAAGCACGCAATAACAGTAAACTCTTGGACATCAGGACTTGTTACTGCGGTAGGTGCTTTAGAAATAGAACCTGGTGATGAAATCATTGTTCCAACTTGGACAATGTGCGCTACTGCTACTGCAATACTTCATTGGAATGCAATTCCTGTTTTTGCTGACATTGAAGAAGATACTTTTTGTATATCACCTGAATCAATAGAAAGAAATATTTCTCCTTATACTAGGGCAATAATAAGTGTAGATATAGGAGGACATCCTGCTAATACAAAAGAAATAAATAGAATTGCTGATAAATATAATTTAAGGGTTATTTCAGATGCTGCCCAAGCCCCCGGAGCATTGAATAGAGGGAAATTTGCAGGGACGTTAACTGATATTGGCGGTTACAGCCTTAATTACCATAAACATATTCATACTGGAGAAGGAGGAATATTAGTTACTAATGACGATTTTCTGGCCGAGAGGATGTATTTAATAAGAAATCATGCAGAGGCTTCAGTTGAGGCAATTGATTTGAAAAATATAAGTAATATGATTGGGCATAATTTTAGATTAGGAGAAATTGAATGCGCAATTGGAATTGAACAATTAAAAAAACTTAACTTTCTTGTTCAAACAAGAAGATTAGCAGCTAATAAATTATCTGAAAGTTTGTCTAAATTAAAAGGCTTAAAGACACCATTTGTTAAAGAGGATTGTACTCATTCTTACTATATGTTTTTCATGCAATTGGATATAACAATTATAGGAATATCCAGAGATAAAATATATGAAGCTTTGATTGCAGAGGGCGTACAAGGTCTAAGTAGACAATATGTCAATTTACACCTTCTACCCCTTTATCAGAAAAAAATAGCTTATGGATCTAAAGGTTTCCCTTGGAATTCTGAAATCTGTAAAAGAGAAATTAATTATAAAAAGGGGATATGTCCAATCGCAGAAAAACTACAAGATGAGACTTATTTGGGATTCGAAATGTGTTTGTTTGAATTATCAGATAAAGATATCAATAACATAGTTAAGGCGTTTAATAAAGTTTGGAGTAATTTAGAAAGTTTAAAATGA
- a CDS encoding CDP-glycerol glycerophosphotransferase family protein has product MFSKLKVKISQKIHNNFYSHIINFKNKKVLYSFNKIITNNSVKTNNFKRILIDGGFYNLGYFYRLQLIRAAISSEKTKEKAYIWDCNYKICKYLLNFIGIKDITYLIRGFKTDLYRDADNLAKSIKKKEDILNIKLPFDVPGSFLYDVILKMQRLPTVDLNDKNLKKYIYKFLYSINFSKNILEDYKPDLVILSHCLSYQCAPLAWISAQKKIPVIILAGDFGVSRFWKVINTKDIYFGFGHPQKEDLDSLSDHQRQKILKTGKEYIRDRVSGQSSDISGRFAFQGKNKSLEIFGNSKNKKTTIAIYSNTFYDYPHTLGMTRFIDVKDWILSTIKTASNNKNVIWLLKPHPCDQWHGGITLKDILPKKLPSNVILLNYDYSGKDILEKSDALVTHHGTAAIEFAALGKPVLVTDIGWFHDCEFVKFPKSKDDYLDLLTKKWHTLIDLKKAKLRARLFAGLFFGIPNWQKNLVIPDDCDNEKLREKLPIIISNNQKLIKKEIKLIREWINTNTNCYHTYKMLNSSNFTTVIK; this is encoded by the coding sequence ATGTTCAGCAAATTAAAAGTAAAAATTAGCCAAAAAATACATAATAATTTTTATTCTCACATTATAAATTTTAAAAATAAAAAAGTTCTTTATTCTTTTAATAAAATTATCACTAATAATTCAGTTAAAACAAATAATTTTAAGAGAATACTTATTGATGGAGGTTTTTATAACTTAGGATATTTTTATAGACTTCAGTTAATTAGAGCTGCAATAAGTTCTGAAAAAACTAAAGAAAAGGCATATATATGGGATTGTAATTACAAAATTTGTAAATACTTGCTTAATTTTATCGGTATAAAAGATATTACCTATTTAATAAGAGGTTTCAAAACAGACTTATATAGGGATGCTGATAATTTGGCTAAAAGTATTAAAAAAAAGGAAGATATATTAAATATTAAGTTACCTTTTGATGTTCCAGGTTCTTTCTTGTATGACGTTATTCTAAAAATGCAAAGATTACCAACTGTAGATTTAAATGATAAAAACTTAAAAAAATACATATATAAATTTCTTTATTCTATTAACTTCTCCAAAAACATTTTGGAAGATTATAAACCTGATCTCGTTATTTTGAGTCATTGCCTTTCATATCAATGCGCACCACTAGCTTGGATAAGTGCTCAAAAAAAAATCCCAGTGATTATTTTGGCTGGAGATTTTGGAGTATCAAGATTTTGGAAAGTAATTAATACTAAAGATATTTATTTTGGGTTTGGCCATCCTCAAAAGGAGGATTTGGATTCATTATCAGATCATCAAAGACAAAAAATACTTAAAACTGGTAAAGAATATATTAGAGATAGAGTTTCCGGTCAATCTTCTGACATTAGCGGTAGATTTGCCTTTCAAGGAAAAAATAAAAGTTTAGAAATTTTTGGAAATTCTAAAAACAAGAAAACAACAATTGCTATTTATTCAAATACTTTTTATGATTACCCGCATACTTTGGGAATGACAAGATTTATTGATGTTAAAGATTGGATATTAAGCACAATAAAGACAGCTAGTAATAATAAAAATGTAATTTGGTTATTAAAACCTCATCCATGTGATCAATGGCACGGTGGAATTACCTTGAAAGATATACTTCCAAAGAAATTACCTAGTAACGTTATCCTATTAAATTATGATTACTCAGGTAAAGATATCTTAGAAAAGTCTGATGCCTTAGTTACTCATCATGGGACAGCCGCTATTGAATTTGCTGCTTTGGGTAAGCCTGTTTTAGTTACAGATATTGGTTGGTTTCATGATTGCGAATTTGTTAAATTCCCTAAATCTAAAGATGACTATTTAGATTTACTTACAAAAAAATGGCATACATTAATAGATTTGAAAAAAGCTAAGTTAAGAGCAAGATTATTCGCTGGATTGTTTTTTGGAATACCTAACTGGCAGAAAAATTTAGTTATTCCAGATGATTGTGATAATGAAAAACTTAGAGAAAAATTACCAATAATTATTTCTAATAATCAGAAGTTAATCAAAAAAGAGATTAAATTAATAAGGGAATGGATTAATACAAATACAAACTGTTACCATACCTACAAAATGCTAAATAGTAGCAACTTTACAACTGTTATTAAGTAA
- the pseC gene encoding UDP-4-amino-4,6-dideoxy-N-acetyl-beta-L-altrosamine transaminase, which produces MINFDKNKYLPYGKQKITRSDISAVVRTLKSNFLTQGPKVPQFEENLSKIVESKYAVAVNSATSALHIACLALDLKKGDRLWTSPISFVASSNCALYCGAIVDFVDINPRSGLIDENLLEKKLETAALKKELPKVIVPVHLAGTSCNMEKIYKLSNKYNFKIIEDASHALGGEYKNQPIGNCKYSHITVFSFHPVKIITTGEGGIATTNSSFLAKKMTELRSHGINKNESEFFSKEEGLWHYEQINLGFNYRLSDIHAALGISQLKRLRKIIEERNKILKIYKSLGKNLKISFLEIPEDCKSAVHLGIIKLNTDDPEEHKKIFKNMRMKNIGVQLHYIPIHTHPFYKKLGFKYGDFPQSEIYAKKAMSLPLFPGLNKKNQMQVINYLKDLIK; this is translated from the coding sequence ATGATAAATTTCGATAAAAATAAATATCTGCCTTATGGAAAGCAAAAGATAACTAGATCAGATATTAGTGCGGTTGTTAGAACATTAAAATCTAATTTTTTAACACAGGGTCCAAAGGTGCCTCAATTTGAAGAGAATTTATCAAAAATTGTTGAATCTAAATATGCAGTAGCTGTTAATAGTGCTACAAGCGCACTTCATATTGCATGTTTAGCGTTAGATCTTAAAAAAGGAGATAGATTGTGGACTTCACCTATTTCTTTTGTTGCCTCATCAAACTGCGCACTCTATTGCGGAGCAATAGTTGACTTTGTTGATATTAATCCGAGAAGTGGATTAATAGATGAAAACTTATTGGAAAAAAAGTTAGAAACTGCAGCACTCAAAAAAGAATTACCTAAAGTTATAGTCCCAGTTCATCTAGCAGGCACATCATGCAACATGGAAAAGATATATAAATTATCAAATAAATATAATTTTAAGATTATTGAGGATGCGAGTCATGCCTTGGGAGGGGAATATAAAAATCAACCAATTGGAAATTGTAAATATAGTCATATTACTGTTTTTAGCTTTCATCCTGTAAAAATAATAACAACTGGAGAAGGTGGTATAGCCACAACAAACTCAAGTTTTCTTGCAAAAAAAATGACTGAATTAAGGAGCCATGGTATTAATAAAAATGAAAGTGAATTTTTTTCGAAAGAGGAAGGTTTATGGCATTATGAACAAATTAATTTAGGTTTTAACTATAGATTATCTGACATACATGCAGCATTAGGAATTAGTCAATTAAAAAGGTTGAGAAAGATAATAGAAGAAAGAAATAAGATTTTAAAAATTTATAAGTCTTTGGGAAAAAATTTAAAAATTTCTTTTTTAGAAATACCAGAAGATTGCAAATCAGCTGTACATTTGGGAATTATAAAGTTAAATACCGATGATCCAGAGGAACATAAAAAAATCTTTAAAAATATGCGAATGAAAAATATTGGAGTCCAACTCCATTATATTCCTATTCATACGCATCCTTTTTACAAAAAATTAGGTTTTAAATATGGAGATTTTCCTCAATCTGAAATTTATGCAAAAAAAGCGATGTCTCTACCACTTTTCCCTGGTTTAAATAAAAAAAATCAAATGCAAGTAATAAATTATCTTAAAGATTTAATTAAATGA
- a CDS encoding GNAT family N-acetyltransferase → MNFKAMDSINKFHIEKANILHARVTWEWRNDDETRSLSRNPKIITWEEHEKWFKDSLEDPNKFIYLGISTDLSEKKSIGVLRFELINLNKSHYEVSINISPIFRGKGYGLKLLSSGISFFNSEIRKKSLIFAEIKKNNYRSSNLFISAGFLPCPSTNEGFHMYSLEVS, encoded by the coding sequence ATGAATTTTAAGGCTATGGATTCAATTAATAAATTTCATATAGAAAAAGCTAATATTCTTCACGCTAGAGTAACTTGGGAATGGAGAAATGATGATGAAACAAGATCTTTATCAAGAAATCCTAAAATTATTACTTGGGAAGAACATGAAAAATGGTTTAAAGATTCTCTTGAAGATCCTAATAAATTTATTTACTTAGGAATCTCTACAGATTTATCAGAAAAAAAATCAATTGGTGTTTTAAGGTTTGAATTAATTAATTTGAATAAAAGTCATTATGAAGTCAGTATAAATATATCTCCTATTTTCAGAGGGAAAGGCTATGGTTTAAAGCTTCTTTCTTCTGGTATTAGTTTCTTTAACAGCGAAATTAGAAAGAAAAGTCTTATATTTGCTGAAATAAAGAAAAATAACTACAGAAGCAGTAATTTATTTATTTCCGCAGGATTCTTACCCTGTCCTTCCACAAACGAAGGGTTCCATATGTATTCATTAGAAGTCTCGTGA
- a CDS encoding Gfo/Idh/MocA family protein: MARIIDSAVVGCGRMGCTTSDWVKKYAPKYFFPLSHADAIHQHKYLNLKALCDTNNETLDKVANHFQVKNKYLDFNKMLQAINPELITIATRTNIRSHIIHRAYDFGVKAMHVEKPLCNSMRELLSLEKILNEEDFYFTWGAIRRYLLPYQQALKLVESGVYGKLQEIKINFGSSSLFWTHPHSIDLIIWAAGNRKLESIQAYLGHLDNNQKKNVIENDPEVLSSILYFDDGVIGNITRGNGLDFILTCENAELNVRADGHEIVIYLSENNDYPQYKKVDLSKTLEMQGTLAPLNQLFLCLTNNKEFIKNNLLIKRDILKTQRICFAILQSHLQGSIPISLNEIDEDLTIMGKSKEGFFS; encoded by the coding sequence ATGGCAAGAATAATCGACTCAGCAGTAGTCGGCTGTGGCCGTATGGGTTGCACTACCTCTGATTGGGTAAAAAAATATGCTCCCAAATATTTTTTCCCTCTTTCTCATGCAGACGCTATACACCAACATAAATATTTAAATTTAAAAGCACTATGCGATACAAACAATGAAACCCTTGATAAGGTTGCAAATCATTTTCAAGTTAAAAATAAATATTTAGATTTTAACAAGATGCTTCAAGCTATTAACCCAGAATTAATTACTATAGCAACAAGAACAAATATTAGATCACATATTATTCATAGGGCTTATGATTTTGGAGTAAAAGCTATGCATGTTGAAAAACCACTATGCAATAGCATGAGAGAGCTATTATCTCTTGAAAAGATTTTAAATGAAGAGGATTTCTATTTTACTTGGGGTGCTATTAGAAGATATTTATTACCTTATCAACAAGCATTAAAATTAGTGGAAAGCGGAGTTTATGGAAAACTTCAAGAAATAAAAATTAATTTTGGATCTTCATCTTTATTTTGGACACATCCACATTCAATTGATCTTATTATTTGGGCAGCAGGGAATAGGAAATTAGAATCAATTCAGGCTTATCTTGGCCATTTGGATAATAATCAAAAAAAGAATGTAATTGAAAATGATCCAGAAGTATTAAGTTCAATTTTGTATTTTGATGATGGAGTTATTGGAAATATAACCAGAGGAAATGGATTAGATTTTATACTTACTTGCGAAAATGCCGAATTAAATGTTCGTGCAGATGGACATGAAATAGTGATTTATTTAAGTGAAAACAATGATTACCCGCAATATAAAAAAGTAGATTTATCTAAGACATTAGAAATGCAAGGAACCCTTGCTCCATTAAATCAGTTATTTTTATGCCTTACCAATAATAAAGAGTTTATAAAAAATAATCTCTTAATTAAGAGAGATATTTTAAAAACTCAGAGAATTTGTTTTGCTATTCTTCAAAGTCATTTGCAAGGCTCTATCCCAATTAGTTTAAATGAAATTGATGAAGATTTAACTATTATGGGTAAATCAAAGGAAGGATTTTTTTCATAA
- a CDS encoding GNAT family N-acetyltransferase: MELRILTPKDVTKAYVDWMQDKEVVKYSENQYKIFSIKSQKIYVKNCLSEKDIVLYGIFINSKHVGNICLKGLNSTHKRAELTYMIGVKQLWGKGLGNQVVEKIVLKAKEEYKLKKLYAGVASENIASKKVLENNNFKLEGIRKKHLFLNDNFMDQLDYGLIL, encoded by the coding sequence ATGGAACTTCGTATATTAACGCCTAAAGATGTAACAAAAGCTTATGTTGATTGGATGCAAGATAAGGAAGTAGTTAAATACTCAGAAAATCAATATAAAATATTTTCAATTAAGAGCCAAAAAATTTATGTGAAAAATTGTCTTTCAGAAAAGGATATAGTTTTATATGGTATTTTCATCAATTCAAAACATGTTGGAAATATATGCTTAAAAGGACTAAATTCAACACATAAACGAGCAGAGTTAACCTATATGATAGGAGTTAAGCAGCTTTGGGGTAAAGGTTTAGGCAATCAAGTAGTAGAAAAAATTGTATTAAAAGCAAAAGAAGAATATAAATTAAAAAAATTATATGCAGGTGTTGCTAGTGAAAATATTGCGAGTAAAAAAGTTTTAGAAAACAATAATTTTAAATTAGAAGGAATAAGAAAGAAACATCTTTTTTTAAATGATAATTTTATGGACCAGCTTGATTACGGATTAATTTTATAA
- the pseI gene encoding pseudaminic acid synthase has protein sequence MFKEGISISNRKIGRNYSPFIIAEMSGNHNQSIEKALEIVDAVAESGADAIKLQTYTADSLTLNVKGGDFKIKDKSSLWQGQNLHELYKKSYTPWEWHEAIFKRAKEKKIICFSSPFSEEAVDFLEELDTPAYKIASFENNHLPLIKKASATGKPLIISTGMASLGELEQAVLTAKEAGCEKIILLKCTSTYPANAKDTNISTIKHLRQLFNCEVGISDHTFGIGVSVASIAFGSSVIEKHFTLARSDGGVDSQFSMEPKEFSQLVNESKRAWEAIGEINYGPTKSEEKSLIFRRSIYVARDIKKGEKFTYKNLRIVRPGMGAPPYLLSSFIGKTANKSFKKGSPFNFDQFL, from the coding sequence ATGTTTAAGGAAGGCATTTCGATCTCTAATAGAAAAATTGGTAGAAATTATTCACCTTTCATAATAGCTGAAATGAGTGGTAACCATAATCAAAGTATAGAAAAGGCTTTAGAAATTGTTGATGCAGTTGCTGAAAGTGGAGCAGATGCAATTAAGTTGCAAACATATACGGCTGACTCATTGACTTTAAACGTTAAGGGAGGTGATTTTAAAATAAAAGATAAATCGAGCTTGTGGCAGGGCCAAAACTTGCATGAACTTTATAAAAAATCATATACACCTTGGGAATGGCATGAAGCAATATTTAAACGAGCCAAAGAAAAAAAAATTATTTGTTTTAGCTCTCCTTTTTCTGAAGAAGCTGTTGATTTCTTAGAGGAATTGGATACTCCCGCATATAAAATAGCAAGTTTTGAGAATAATCATCTGCCATTGATTAAAAAAGCATCTGCAACAGGTAAACCTTTGATTATTTCTACAGGTATGGCTTCCTTAGGAGAATTAGAACAAGCTGTTTTAACTGCCAAAGAGGCCGGATGTGAAAAAATAATCCTCCTAAAGTGCACAAGCACGTATCCTGCAAATGCTAAAGATACAAATATTTCTACTATTAAACACTTGAGGCAACTTTTTAATTGTGAAGTAGGCATTTCTGATCATACCTTTGGAATTGGGGTTTCTGTAGCATCCATAGCGTTTGGCTCAAGTGTGATCGAAAAGCATTTCACTTTAGCAAGGTCTGATGGTGGAGTTGATAGTCAATTCTCAATGGAACCAAAGGAGTTTTCTCAACTTGTAAATGAATCTAAAAGAGCTTGGGAAGCAATTGGTGAAATAAATTATGGCCCAACCAAATCTGAAGAGAAAAGTTTAATATTCAGAAGATCTATTTATGTTGCTAGAGATATTAAAAAGGGTGAGAAATTTACGTATAAAAATCTTAGAATTGTAAGACCGGGAATGGGGGCTCCACCATACCTTTTATCCTCTTTTATAGGTAAAACTGCTAATAAGAGTTTTAAAAAAGGTTCCCCTTTTAACTTTGATCAATTTCTTTAA
- a CDS encoding zinc-binding dehydrogenase: MSNLYDSDVIWLDSPRNISIKREQLFPPVSKEIICKTIVTAISTGSEISHFLGFPPLVPRKSNFPRKLGYCNVSEVKAIGKDVNSVQKGDRILSFATHRSSFLLQESDIKYILPKHSNSDLISTSYLYHLGYDAVLKSGIKLGSKVLVIGLGLLGLTSVCMAKLAGGIVTAISDNKSAQDIAIQNGAIETYSRDEILKKNIEEALEFDVIVITTNKWTDLKIALESASQKGNISILGHLGRGEEKINFNPFSSQYFQTKQLSINAVGLSPEFPDERGFLRFNEIDNLKFIASLINEKKIKPETIISGSYFYKDITKAYDNISTRKGSPITFLIKWQE; encoded by the coding sequence ATGTCTAATTTATATGATTCAGATGTAATTTGGCTTGACTCACCACGTAATATTTCAATTAAGCGTGAGCAATTATTTCCACCAGTATCAAAGGAAATTATATGTAAAACAATTGTTACTGCTATATCAACAGGAAGTGAAATAAGTCATTTTTTAGGATTTCCCCCTCTTGTTCCAAGAAAGAGTAATTTCCCAAGAAAACTTGGCTATTGTAATGTATCTGAAGTAAAAGCAATCGGTAAAGATGTAAATTCTGTTCAAAAAGGAGATAGGATTCTTTCATTCGCCACTCATAGAAGCAGCTTTTTACTTCAAGAAAGTGACATTAAATATATATTACCTAAACATTCTAATTCAGATTTAATAAGTACTTCTTATCTTTATCATCTTGGATATGATGCTGTATTAAAATCGGGAATTAAACTTGGTAGTAAAGTTTTAGTAATTGGATTAGGTTTATTAGGTCTAACAAGTGTTTGCATGGCTAAATTAGCTGGTGGAATTGTTACTGCTATTTCTGATAACAAATCAGCCCAAGATATCGCAATTCAGAATGGAGCAATTGAAACATATTCTAGAGATGAAATATTAAAAAAAAATATCGAAGAAGCTTTAGAATTTGATGTGATTGTGATAACAACTAATAAATGGACTGATCTTAAAATTGCTCTTGAGAGTGCTTCTCAAAAAGGAAATATTTCTATTCTGGGACATTTAGGAAGAGGTGAAGAAAAAATAAATTTCAATCCATTTAGCTCTCAATATTTTCAAACAAAACAACTTAGTATAAATGCCGTAGGCCTCTCTCCTGAATTCCCTGATGAAAGAGGTTTTTTGAGATTTAACGAGATAGATAATTTGAAATTTATAGCATCACTAATTAATGAAAAAAAAATTAAGCCTGAAACAATAATTAGTGGTTCATACTTTTATAAAGATATTACTAAAGCTTATGATAATATTTCTACTCGAAAAGGTTCTCCTATTACTTTTCTAATAAAATGGCAAGAATAA
- the pseF gene encoding pseudaminic acid cytidylyltransferase, which yields MNICVIPARGGSKRIPKKNIRLFCGKPIIKWSIEAALKSECFDKVIVSTDCDEISAISKNFGAEVPFIRPTDLSDDHTPTIPVLKHAIDFVNKQYGKVEYACCIYATAPFIESKYIKLGLKKIADEKANFAFSATSFPFPIQRAIKIDKNNRSLMFFPQEFNTRSQDLESCFHDAAQFYWGRASAWLSNKNIFQDNSLPIIIPRYKVQDIDNEEDWLRAEMMFKSLNY from the coding sequence ATGAATATATGCGTTATTCCAGCAAGAGGGGGAAGTAAAAGAATTCCTAAAAAAAATATTAGGTTATTTTGCGGAAAACCAATAATAAAGTGGTCTATAGAGGCTGCATTAAAGAGTGAATGTTTTGATAAAGTTATTGTATCCACCGATTGCGATGAAATTTCCGCAATTAGCAAAAATTTTGGAGCTGAAGTTCCATTTATAAGACCTACAGATTTGTCAGATGATCACACTCCTACAATCCCTGTATTAAAACATGCAATAGATTTTGTAAATAAACAATATGGAAAAGTTGAGTACGCTTGTTGTATATATGCTACTGCTCCATTTATTGAATCAAAATACATTAAATTAGGATTAAAAAAAATTGCTGATGAAAAAGCAAACTTTGCTTTCTCTGCTACAAGTTTTCCTTTCCCAATACAAAGAGCGATAAAAATTGATAAAAATAATCGATCTTTGATGTTTTTCCCTCAAGAATTTAATACTAGATCTCAAGACTTGGAATCATGTTTTCATGATGCCGCACAGTTTTATTGGGGTAGAGCATCAGCATGGTTATCAAATAAAAATATTTTTCAAGATAACTCTTTGCCAATAATTATTCCAAGATATAAGGTTCAGGATATAGATAATGAAGAGGATTGGTTAAGAGCAGAAATGATGTTTAAATCTTTAAATTACTAA